The genomic region ACACGCGCTCGCCGTTCGCGCGCACGATCCCGCCGTCGCGGTCGATCCAGACCAGCTTCGAGATGCCGAGCCGCACGCTGGCCTCGCGGCAGGCAGGCGCGAAGGCGAGCGAGCCGGCGACGACCAGCCCGAGCCGGAACGACTCGCGCAGCTGGCGCCAGACCGTGCCCTCGAGCCGCGGCGTGGCCATCGACAGCACGTGCCCGCCGACCAGCGGCTCCAGCGCCGAACGCTCGGTCGAGAGCAGCACCACGTTGGTCTCGTTGCGCGCCAGCTCGTCGATCACCTCGGCGAGCTTCGCCGGGTGGCGCAGCTCCGCCGCCGGGGCCGCGATCGCGAGGGTCTTCCCGTGGAAGTCCTCGAGATAGAACTCCTTCTCGGAGTACGGCTCCGGCGCAGGGATGGGTCCCGCTTCGGTGGTCAGCCGCTCAACCCAACGAGTTGCCGACGATCGAGACGAAGCTCACGCAGCGGCCCGGTGCGCCGCCGAGGTTGTGAGTCAGTCCGAGCTTCGGGTTCTTGATCTGTCTCGGGCCGGCCTCGCCGCGCAGCTGCAGCCACATCTCGTACATCATGCGTAGCCCCGAGGCGCCGATCGGATGACCGAACGACTTCAAGCCGCCGTCCGGGTTCACCGGCTGCGGACCCTCGAGGTCGAAGCGGCCTTCCTGC from Myxococcota bacterium harbors:
- a CDS encoding acetyl-CoA acetyltransferase, encoding EVVASSTDAYKQAGVTNPREQISMAEVHDCFTPTELVLMEDMGFSPRGQAWKDEQEGRFDLEGPQPVNPDGGLKSFGHPIGASGLRMMYEMWLQLRGEAGPRQIKNPKLGLTHNLGGAPGRCVSFVSIVGNSLG